aacttctccaagaatgcccttttgcagtcttctcaagtggtgatggagtcacttggtagagacttctcccattgacgtgccttatcccccaaagagaaagggaatagcttgagctttaagacatcctctgacacaccattagtctttgacataccacagtagctgtcaaacttatccaagtgatcaaatgggtcttCCACAGcaagaccatgatacttgttgttctctatgcagtttagcagtcctgacttgatctcaaagttgttagcagccacagctggtgctcggataccaagtctaggaccatgggTGTTGGGGcagtcataagtgccaatggggcgagctggtcgctgttgggGTCTTTGTGGAGCATTGTTTACTCCATTGGGGTTCAGAGGATTTTGTggatcagccatctcagcttccTGTGTCTTCAGTAaagcttgttgctcttcttctcttctttttctagcacactctctctctaaagctctgatgtctgcggctcttggaacaaggttgaTGGAGGGTTTCGATGGAGGGTGGTCCGATTTGTGTAAAGACTCTTCTCGCTGTGTTGTGGCTTAGGGCGTCGGATGAGATCTCGTTTGTAGATTATGCTCTCCGAGGCTTGAAACACAAGCGATGAAGGTGTAAGTCTTGACGATGGTGGTTTCGTTTGATCCTGTTCCCGGCAGGTTTTCCGGTGGGTTCTATTTCGATTCGGTGAAGACGTAATCGGTGAAAACAGTGGAGTGCCTCGGCGTATGCTCTGGCGGTGGAGGCATGGAGGAGAGGTTTTGCGTTCGACGCGTGTCCTTCCAGTTTCTCCTTAGAGCACGTGGTGTTTACGTGGCCTgggtgttgtttttttttatgggcCTTTAGTGTTAGTTTAGTGTGTGTTGGTATGTTGTTTTGTAATAGTTTGGACATGTTCTAGGCTTTGTACTTTTATCTGTTGAATAATAATCTCATgagacggcaaaaaaaaaaagcagcgGAAGGCTATCTATTTCACAAATCACAAGGTTATTAACACATCAGCACTTCAGACGCCTTATATCTTGCTTAATGCTTAACACACGGTTTACAAGGTAATTGTAAAGCGACTCACTGGCCTCAAGATTTCAATTGATTATCCCGTTAGTTATGTGTCACTTTCTCTCTGCTTCATGATGGGGAGACTCTTAAGAGAGAATGTTTTGTTTGTAACTGAAACATTTGACAAGCAGAACTTTGgactaaaaaaaattacaaaaaaaaatttggactaAAATAAgttcaaaggaaaaaaaaatatttggactAAAATAACACACATATTGTGGATGGATTTATTTCTTCTCCGTGACACTAAAATAACACACATACTTAAATAGTTTGTTCCATGAGTGGCGTCCCAAAGTGAGTTGACAACGACTActtaaatatttgtattatgatggtaaaaatacaaaatgaaaagaaaatggGGCAAATGactgtttttattgtttagtggttttgattgattcgatttgttatttgttttgattcgatccgaaaattttGGATATCTGTAAACTTtcgaaacaaagaaaaaaaatagttattatgATCCGTCAatacataaatacatatatatctttGATTATATCTAAagatttaaatgtataaaattatgtaattattattctaatatatgatttgaaaaattaaattcatattattacttacataaaagtattacataaaaaagagaaaaaattatgacaattataatttttaaaaggttTTGTGTTAtcataattgttattttttttcaaagtatGTAAATTCACTACTtcattcaattttattttatatatcgtgcaaacaaatattttacaaaataaagttgtatcaaaattttaagattatttataataattaaaactgATGAAATATCCGTAAGTATTTGTAGATATGATTAGCAAATATCTCTTTATTTTCTGGATATCCGTATTTtactgaaacaaaataaataaaaaattagatatctatAACATacgaaacaaatcacaaatactttcAAAAATCTGGATATCCAATTTGTGCTCGGTCCTTACTGTGGAATTCACATGAATCTATCAACCAATCTTGTAGCTAGTTGCAGAAAAGAAAATCTTGTAACTTAAAGACGAACAAGAGAAATAAGGGCCATATCGTATGGGCCTGAGTCATAAACCTTTGATCAActagcttagccactggtgttATGGACATGGGTGTTCTATTAAACCAATAGTTAATcaccaaaatcaaaatcaaaagttTGTGAACGAGAATACATCTGAACCAATAGCAAAATCTACGTCCGTCTATTCAAATAACGTGAAATATGTCTAAagaaaagttaatatatattcggtttctaaataagtgttattttgacattttttcaaataaattaaaaaatgacgaaaatatatgtaatttgttattaattacatttatCTGACCaataataattgaaataaataaaataatttataaaatcaatataatttgcaattaatttttggctgaaaataaatataatgtatattgaaaatgtaaagtaacattttttgtgtaacaaaaaaatgttaaaatgacacttattatgaaataaaaagagaatatcCTTCTAAACgacattttttaaaacaaaatcttataccaacattttgttaaaatagagaaaataatattttttttagttatgatcttataaaatagctaaaaatctaaataatatgactctcaaatatatattttcgatAAAATTGACATTATTACTTACTTACTTgcggaatttttttttaaaaaaatatttgaagtttattaaattttaaacctaATTTTTTAACAACGATAATTAAACTTACTTATgtattaaatagtttttaaacCTTGCATACAAGCCAAACCGATtctaaaatcaaaccaaaccaaaataaatcgGGTTCAGATTTTCGTTTAAAACAGAGGGACCCCAAAGGAACCGAGCGAAgtgctttcttttctttcaaatcTGTCTCTTACTACATATCGCTCCTACTCTCACGTCTCGGCGTGTGTCTTCCACTTCCATTCTGATTGGCTCCCAATcgctaattaaataaaaataaattagaacttttttttttcttattccaTTGGAGCGATCTTTGCTTTGACTCGGTCTCTCTCTCTGGATTGAGTCGTGGCGGAACTTAGTTAAACCGGTCCGGCTTACCCGTCGCGTCAACTATGgaatgtttttttgtcaactgctcGATTTTTCTACCAGTTCTGTCTTAACATCCTCTAAATTGTTTTGTCGACATCTTTTCAAACCAATTAAATGAAATTTAACGGCGGTATATGGgagataatttaaaaaaaaaaactggttcTTGTTTCAAATAATCTCACTTCTCTTCTCTGAAGGAATGCAACGGAGAGCCTAAAATCAATTACGTTACAGTGTTTGAGCGTCCAGGGTTGCACAAGTTCTTAGAGCAACTCAGCCACTTTGCACATCTTATTCTTTTCACAGCTGGTCTTGAAACTACTCTTCACAGTGTTATAATTCTCTGTTTCTCACTCAAGAGTTTATATATACCTTACCTGTGCAGATTATGGGAGACCGCTTGTGCTTTAGGCAATATCGAGATCATGTGAAGGATCTACTATGCGCATCAAAGAATACGTGTAGTGTAAGACAGTTATAGTAGACAACAATCCTTAACAGTTTTCTATTACAACATCTAAACGGGACTCCATATGTTCCCTTTTCTGCAGAGCAGCCAAACGATACTCAGGTATATAAAGTCCGATTCCTTGATAATATTAACTATTATGTTATCCCTTTGAAATCTAATGAGATGTATGTCACTATGTAACCAAAAACATGTTGATAGCTACTGGATATTATTCTTCCACTTCTTAATCAACTTTTAGAAGAAGAATATGTACGACCTGCTATTTACGAGAGATTTCATATGCCTGACTGGTTTGAAAAGCAAGGCATACCAAGGTCTTGGtggacatcatcatcatcatcacaaggCTCATAGCTCGTAGCAATGGAAAGTGTCTTGATTGGACCAAAAAAGTTCTTGAACCGATGTAATTTAGCTTTGCCTATATTATTGGTGCAGCGTCAAACTTCAAGTTGAGGTTCGTCTGAGAATACCCGAACGTCGACTTGCTTCTCGTATTTCATTGATTCAATCGAATAACCGAAAACAAGGGAGATGAGAACTTCAAAAGCTCTGATTTATGATTCAATATTAACGTGGTTTTTACAACAACGAGACTTGTATCTATATACAAGCTAATAAGATCTAAGATCCTAACCTATCTCTAAGTAATAATTATCTAGAATAAAAGAAACTGATAAAACCAAATCCCACGAAGACGAGGATGCGCTGCATCAAttattatgttatgttttagAATGAAAATCTATGTCAAAATCTGATCTGGTTTATCGATGATCAATTTATTATCACCTACTGGACTTGTCAAGCATgtctgttttatgttttatatatcgACCACATGGCCAAATCACAAAGAATCTAAAACTATCAGATTTTTAACACATGGATCAtgaaattatctaaaatttgaTTGCCCAAGTTGTATAACATGTTTCTCTCAGGTTTAGTTCCGCATGCAACATGATGCAAGTGTTAGTAATTTTATTGAATCTCAATCTTGGCTTGAATCACAAGTGTGAAGAAAGCTCTATGGATTTTTCTGTTTTAACTCATTTGGTTATGCAATGTGTAAAGCTTTTTTGCTGTCCCTCATTGATTTTGTTGTTTACCATCTCTTGTTTCTCTAGTTATGAATGAAAACATTTCAAATGAAATGTTATTCATGCTATTTTTAACACTGTTACAAATTTGAGAATAAAaaggataaatatataattaaattgattCTATAGCTTAAACTCTACAAATTCATGctcataaatttataatgttgGACtgtgaaattttattaattttgctCAGATACAACTTCAACAGAATAAAAGAATCAAACTCAACTAAGGTTGTCGACaacaaaaaaactcaacttgGGTTTAGTTCAACAAGATTATTCTCAATCAACCAAACCAATAACCCAACCGAAAACCCCTAAAACACTACTTTAGTGAACATACACAAGCCCATAAACACAGCAAATCAACAAAACCCCCTATTTTGTATTCTTGAAGACAGCTTCCGAGATCCTCTTTCTCAGCTGTCTAGTTATACTATGATGCCTAGTCTTGTCAATAGCGAAGCATATCTCATCACTGTTTCTATGCCTAAACATCCATATGGTGACAAAATCACAATGCTTACGGAGGTCATATTCATTCACAAAATCCTTCCATCCAATACCCATTAACACAGGCGTGTTCACACCCCACATCTTGAACTTCATCTTGCCAACCTTCCCGTCTGGTCCGTATACTGAAACCTCAAGCCCTTTGGTCCCAACTTTTTTTGACTTTCCCATAACGTGCTGCACCATCTTCTCCACTTGCGCCTTCCCTAACACGAGCCTGCGTTGATCTTCCTTCACGTCGCTTCCCATCAACTGCTTCCTTATTGGTTCGCTGCAAACGTCCCCTACCAAGTCATCGAGAAAGGGAGGCTTTGCTAGTTTAGTTTTGTTCCAGTTGAGCAGAAGAGTTAGGGTTTCTTCAGAATCATCTTTCTTCATAGGTTGCCTCTTCTTCGGCTTCATAGCTTGATCAGCAACTTCCATCTCTTCAGGCTGACTTTTATCAGCTTTCACCCTCTTGCTGCGTTGTATTGGATGAGTTTGGCTTAGCTGTATCAGTGCCAACACAACCTCATGCTCagcttctttctcttcttctggtGTTAAACTTCTGGTTACCTCCTTGAATATTTTTCTAGGATCTTTGCTATACTCTACTAATGTCAGCGCAGCCACATCTTCTTCTGACACTAAGTTTGCAGTCaccatctctctctcgctctctttGAGAATAATATGTTTCTGTAAAAGAGACAATGCCTTTAGGGGTTTTTCCTTTCCTTATGAATGTCTTAATTCATAACTATTATCTCGTAAtcttacaattttatttattttattttttactaaaaaactatttttattttcataactacttaattaatagttataatttttttattattattttgtttttcctggtttgtgtttatatgtataagatatttaataagaaataaataaccTAATAtgttgttagaaaaaaaaacctaatctAAATCCTTAGAGGGTAGTCtggatatttaaaaaataacaaattcaaAGACGGATGAGTTATCACGTTATGATCGTAGTTCTTACTCagctataatttatatatcgaTTCAGTATTACTAGTTTGGCTTACCTAAACCGTATATAGACAGAGGCTGTTGGAAAAAAAATCCTTACAAATtaataacacaaaacaaaaaacctCACTGTAACGTAATGGACACAAAAATATCCAACTGTAATAACAAACCCAAGTGATACAATCTGAAACAAAGGAGGAAATATAATCGTAAGAACATTAAATGGTAAGTTTATATTACCAGATGTTTCCTTTTTGAAGAATTTCACGAACAGTTTGTCTGCACCTAGTGAGTATAGAGTACTTTGTTGCAAATCTCTGCCTTATAAACAAGATATGTGTCGGAGAAAAGACACAGATCCGCAGGATCAGAAGTCGGGCTTGTTT
This genomic stretch from Raphanus sativus cultivar WK10039 chromosome 3, ASM80110v3, whole genome shotgun sequence harbors:
- the LOC130509640 gene encoding putative B3 domain-containing protein At4g03160, with the protein product MVTANLVSEEDVAALTLVEYSKDPRKIFKEVTRSLTPEEEKEAEHEVVLALIQLSQTHPIQRSKRVKADKSQPEEMEVADQAMKPKKRQPMKKDDSEETLTLLLNWNKTKLAKPPFLDDLVGDVCSEPIRKQLMGSDVKEDQRRLVLGKAQVEKMVQHVMGKSKKVGTKGLEVSVYGPDGKVGKMKFKMWGVNTPVLMGIGWKDFVNEYDLRKHCDFVTIWMFRHRNSDEICFAIDKTRHHSITRQLRKRISEAVFKNTK